Proteins encoded in a region of the Zea mays cultivar B73 chromosome 4, Zm-B73-REFERENCE-NAM-5.0, whole genome shotgun sequence genome:
- the IDI2 gene encoding methylthioribose-1-phosphate isomerase, which produces MAASDALQSIVYSRGSLRLLDQRKLPLEMEYIDVKSSADGWNAIRDMVVRGAPAIAIAAALALAVEVSDLDFIGTPEEAASFVSKKLEYLVSSRPTAVNLSDAATKLQTLVSKAAETAKDSKSIFQVYIEAAETMLVDDVADNKAIGSHGAVFLQRQLANSKKISVLTHCNTGSLATAGYGTALGVIRALHSGGVLEKAFCTETRPFNQGSRLTAFELVHEKIPATLIADSAAAALMKQGHVQAVIVGADRIAANGDTANKIGTYNLAISAKHHSVQFYVSAPVTSIDLSLPSGDEIVIEERSPKELLNSEGGLGKQVAASGISVWNPAFDVTPANLITAIITEKGVITKTDADGSFDIKGFLLPAK; this is translated from the exons ATGGCGGCATCCGACGCGCTGCAGTCCATCGTTTACAGCCGTGGGTCGCTCCGCCTCCTCGATCAG AGGAAGCTGCCGCTCGAGATGGAGTACATCGACGTCAAGAGTTCCGCCGATGGCTG GAATGCAATAAGAGACATGGTTGTCCGTGGTGCTCCAGCAATAGCCATAGCAGCGGCACTAGCATTAGCCGTTGAAGTTTCTGATTTAGATTTTATTGGTACGCCTGAAGAAGCAGCTTCTTTTGTTTCAAAGAAATTGGAATACCTTGTATCCAG CCGACCAACTGCAGTGAACCTATCTGATGCTGCAACAAAGCTCCAAACTTTGGTATCAAAGGCAGCTGAAACTGCAAAAGATTCCAAGTCTATCTTTCAG GTCTACATTGAGGCCGCAGAGACGATGCTTGTTGATGATGTGGCAGATAATAAAGCTATTGGCTCACATGGAGCTGTATTTCTTCAAAGGCAGCTTGCAAATTCAAAAAAGATATCTGTTCTAACCCATTGTAATACTGGCAG TCTTGCAACTGCTGGTTATGGAACTGCCCTTGGGGTTATACGCGCTCTTCATTCGGGGGGAGTTTTAGAGAAGGCCTTTTGCACCGAAACTCGTCCATTTAACCAG GGATCCAGACTTACAGCTTTCGAGTTAGTTCATGAAAAAATACCTGCAACACTGATAGCAGATTCTGCTGCTGCTGCGTTGATGAAACAAGGGCATGTTCAGGCTGTCATTGTTGGTGCTGATCGAATAGCAGCAAATG GTGACACAGCCAACAAGATTGGCACATACAACCTCGCCATCTCCGCGAAGCATCATAGTGTCCAGTTCTATGTGTCAGCGCCGGTAACTTCCATTGATCTCTCCCTCCCATCTGGGGATGAGATAGTCATAGAAGAAAGATCACCAAAGGAGTTGCTGAACTCTGAAGGTGGTCTGGGAAAGCAAGTTGCTGCATCCGGTATATCAGTCTGGAACCCAGCTTTCGATGTTACTCCAGCAAATCTGATCACTGCAATCATAACAGAAAAG GGTGTGA
- the LOC118476879 gene encoding uncharacterized protein isoform X1: MGSYISYIYESWVCFLPVIAPRHQQISVIGASAISKKRPCVSSKLNPTSRRLIYFILITSGLPPSHGQRPSYLPFGSRQPPPLPVFLLASGSRRLPPSTRAARLCLATVGSRCLQPPPLHLRHLITGSRRHLVTDVQRRGEEAREESVRRTWRARSPGPQQPASREATREDKVREKK, encoded by the exons ATGGGATCTTATATCTCTTATATATACGAATCATGGGTTTGTTTCCTGCCCGTCATCGCGCCTCGTCACCAACAAATCTCGGTCATCGGAGCCTCGGCGATTAGCAAAAAAAGGCCTTGTGTTTCATCGAAATTGAACCCGACATCCAGGCGGCTCATTTACTTCATCCTTATCACCTCCGGTCTCCCTCCCTCCCACGGCCAGCGCCCCAGCTACCTCCCCTTCGGTTCTCGCCAGCCTCCACCTCTTCCAGTCTTCCTCCTCGCCTCTGGGTCCCGACGCCTTCCGCCGTCGACCAGAGCAGCACGCCTCTGCCTCGCCACCGTCGGGTCCCGCTGTCTCCAGCCACCGccgctccacctccgccacctcaTCACCGGGTCCCGTCGCCATCTGGTCACTGAT GTGCAGCGGCGTGGCGAGGAAGCGCGGGAGGAGTCGGTACGGCGGACGTGGAGGGCGCGGTCGCCTGGTCCGCAACAACCTGCATCCCGGGAGGCCACGAGAGAAGATAAGGTGAGGGAGAAGAAGTGA
- the LOC118476879 gene encoding uncharacterized protein isoform X2: MGSYISYIYESWVCFLPVIAPRHQQISVIGASAISKKRPCVSSKLNPTSRRLIYFILITSGLPPSHGQRPSYLPFGSRQPPPLPVFLLASGSRRLPPSTRAARLCLATVGSRCLQPPPLHLRHLITGSRRHLVTDRRGEEAREESVRRTWRARSPGPQQPASREATREDKVREKK, encoded by the exons ATGGGATCTTATATCTCTTATATATACGAATCATGGGTTTGTTTCCTGCCCGTCATCGCGCCTCGTCACCAACAAATCTCGGTCATCGGAGCCTCGGCGATTAGCAAAAAAAGGCCTTGTGTTTCATCGAAATTGAACCCGACATCCAGGCGGCTCATTTACTTCATCCTTATCACCTCCGGTCTCCCTCCCTCCCACGGCCAGCGCCCCAGCTACCTCCCCTTCGGTTCTCGCCAGCCTCCACCTCTTCCAGTCTTCCTCCTCGCCTCTGGGTCCCGACGCCTTCCGCCGTCGACCAGAGCAGCACGCCTCTGCCTCGCCACCGTCGGGTCCCGCTGTCTCCAGCCACCGccgctccacctccgccacctcaTCACCGGGTCCCGTCGCCATCTGGTCACTGAT CGGCGTGGCGAGGAAGCGCGGGAGGAGTCGGTACGGCGGACGTGGAGGGCGCGGTCGCCTGGTCCGCAACAACCTGCATCCCGGGAGGCCACGAGAGAAGATAAGGTGAGGGAGAAGAAGTGA